The following nucleotide sequence is from Scyliorhinus torazame isolate Kashiwa2021f chromosome 4, sScyTor2.1, whole genome shotgun sequence.
AACACCGTCATTTACATAGTACATGAGGGTCATGTCACATTCACCATCATCCTCATCTTTAAAACAAGATGTTGCACTTATTAGCCACATTTAATAATGTAGAGACAAAATGCTCACTTTTAGTTTGGACTTCAGCAATGCAAGCAGGAATTTACTAGTTTTAAATAAATCCACCAAAGTTTCAAAACTTTAGGAAAATACTAAATAAGCAACAGATACAAATTGTAATCAATTAATAGTTACTGAATGGATATTTGCTACAAACAATACTGTGGGATCTACACCAAGAGTCTACATAGCAGGTCAAATTAAGCATACAGTTTTGCATTGTTAAGATTTCCTCCAGTTATCAGAAATCATTTGGTCTCCTTGACTGCCTTTTTACATCCCATCTTTATTAATTCCTACACTTCCCATTTCAGACATCTTCAGTATGTAACTGGAGGAAAAGGTTAATGTTTCATGCACCCACACTATAAATAGCTTAAATCACCAAGATTAACAGCAGGTTTCCATTGAGAAATTGCTCACAATTTTAGAGGGTGAACCAAAAAAAAAGGTTGAACTCAAATAAAATAAAATGGCAAGGTCACCATGGCCATACCTACCATCAGAGCTACTCTGTTCATTGAGCATCACCTTCTTCGCAATGATATTCACAGAAAGTGTGTAAGCAGATGCCACATAGAACCGACCAGGCTCAGCAATGACTTGAACTCCAGAATCAGTGGGGAAGTATTTGTCCAGTGCAGGATTGATAACAGCTGCAATCTAAAATTTGGAGTTCATCATATTTCATGTTCAGGTAAATAAATTCACTTGAAATTAAGCAGCAACATTTCTCACCTCTTCAAATTTGAGTTTGGTGTCTTCTGAACCAGGAAAACCACCACCAATATCAAGAAAATACATGTTGAAACCATGCTCTATCTAAAAGCAAATAGGACAAGACAGACATGAAATGGCCAAGGATTAAAGTCCAAAATAATCATCAAGCACATAATTGTTAAACTTGAAGACAGAAATCAAGGTACTTACCCCCATATCAAAAACAAAACGAGCATCTGCAATAGCCTGGGCATATGTTTGGGCATCTGTACAACCACTTCCCACATGAAAGCTTTCACAGGGGGAGACAAAAGTTAGTCCATACAAGTCAGTGCCTAATAAAACCAATAGATTTCAACCAGAGAGATACCATAGTGTTTTTAAATCTAATGACACTTTCCAATAATCCAAGTACAAGGAGAGGACTTAATGAACAGTAGCAGGAACAGTAGCAGGAAGAGCTGCTTTCATGAAACATCTTTACCCAAATGCAATTAATTTCAAGTGCTGACCCACAgtaatataatgtggaaaatggtTTGCTTAATAGCTTAAATAGTGTCAAACATTCAGGTGAAGACCTTTTAGCTAATCCACTCAACTGGCACACAGGATTATTTGACAACATAAAATTTGCAAGTATTGTGAGAAGATATTGGGTGATGGTAATGTAACAAGTAGTGATCTATTTAGCTAGGAAATAACAAAGAAAATATACATTAAAGGATACAATTTTAAATTAGATGCGGTGCAGGAACAAAAGAAGCCTGGGATTATATGTGAACAAATTGTTGAATGTGGCAGGTCAGGTTGAGGCAGTGGTTAGCAAGCCATATTGAATGCTGGAAGCCATGGTGAACCTAAAGTACTGGCTGAGCCTGGGAAGTAATGTCCGATTGTGGCATATTGGTAGGGATGGGAAGGCATGAAAGTGGGTGCAGAGAATGGTTCCAGAGACATGGGACTTCAGCTTTAAGGATAGAGTGGATAAGCTGACTTTCGATAAATATTCAGAAAATATCAGGGATAAAGATGGCAGACTGTGAGAAACCTGCTGGCAGGAGAatagacacagatttaaggtggcaAGATCAGGAGACAAGGAAATGTCAAAATAAATGCAGCATTTCATACCATAATTATAGTCATGCCATACTGAGTCAAGAGTTAGAACGGTCTACCTTTATACACAGCTCAATCCATCAGTACAATTCTGACAAACCTACCTTACTCCAATAATGTCAATATCCAGCTCTTTGGCACGTTCAAGGAGAAGCCTACTGGTCTTAAGTGTTGCTCCAAACTTAACACTCAGGCGGCAGATAGCCTTGGAATCATCAGCAGCAATGCGCAGAACCAGCCTAGGACAGAGGAAGAGGTGGATGCATTTTACGCCAGGATTCGATAAAGGCGTCAATGAAACAGTATAAAGGAGAATCCAAAATCCAGTAGATGAACCATCACAGGCAACCTAAAATAGGAAAACCTGCACAGGAAACAACATCCTAAAATTAAGATCTGCCAGACCAAAAAAAAAATCTGACAAGATATAGCATGGTTTGCTCAATTGAGAGTTTCTGGAATAGCCTAGTCAAGAAACAAATTTAGTCAATAGTATATACAAAATTGGAAAGAGATACATAAATGTTGTCTTTACATCTTTAGCCCCAGCTGAAAAAggcaagaagaaacatccttttcAGATATTACAAGCTAAAACTAAATTGCACCTGTCCAACTTATGGCCAGTAGTGAAGAAAAGCACTAACAGGGCATACAATATCACCTGCCCTCCTGCACACTACTGGACTAGTTCCAATCAGTTTAATTTTTTCCCTCCATTAGGGAACTTTGAAAGGCCCAAAGGATTACATTAGAATCCTCCAGTCACCCCCATTTCCTGCTAAGGCAGCAGGAAGACAACTCTGCACACCCTGAAGTTCTGCTTTTGCTATTGGAAAAGGTGTTGGCAACGATATTACAAGATTCTAaagtattttttgaaacaaaacagCAGTAGTATATTTCCTACCACACTTAAGTAGCAGTACTCAAGATTTGTATCCCACCCAAATTACTGGTCTTTTTCACCTCATTCTTCAATCCAAATTTCACAGAATGCCAATTGTTATGGTACAGGAgatagccatttggtccatcacgtcTGAACCAGCGGTAcaacaagcatcatgacttagtgccattccctcaGAATCCTGCAAATTTAATTCAATTAATTATTAACCTGTAGTGTCTGGAATGCAGTTCATTCCAGGCACTGAGCAACTCTGTGTGGAAAGGTTttgacatcacatttgcttcttttgcaaatcacttcaaattTGTGCCCCTTCGTCCTGGAtaggcaggaacagtttctccttatctactctgtccagcctcctcatAACTTGCatcactatcaaatctcctcttagttagcctgaggaaaacagtcccaacctctccaatctattcccACAACTAGAACCATTGTAaaacttctgcaccctttccacatccttccttcatATAGTGCAGTGCCCAGATCTGTACAATATTCTACtcattctatcacttgcccttaaaGGTGAGGCAAAGTTAACATTCAGGccctgaattttttttaaatttagagtacccaattcatttgttccaattaaggggcaatttagcgtggcctgcacatctttgggttgtggggatgaatacaagaagaacgtgcaaactctacacagataagtgacccagggctggaacgaacctgggacttcggcgccgtgaggcagcagtgctaaccacaggccCTGAAACTTCTATCCATCGCCTTAAAGACAAAGCTATATGCAAGATGTTTTGAAATTTCATTAGTATTTTGTGCACAAATGAGTTCAGTGTCAACTTACTTGGCACTTGGATGACATCTTGCTACTTTCATCAGCTCCACTTCACTATCAAATGTCATCTTCTGCACCCCATGCGTTGCAGCATATTTGATTTGAGACAATTGTTTGCAAGGGTTAGCATAGATTATTTTGTCAACTGGAACATCAAGGTTCTGTACCATCTGAATTTCAGTCTGTAACAAAATGACTATTAAAATCATTTCATTTCACAACAGTCGAGCTTAAATTAGAATACAATGACGTCAGTGCAAACATACATACCTTACTAGCACAATCAAATCCAGCACCCAAAGTAGCAAGAGTTTTAACCACAGCTTTATCATCATTGCATTTGACTGCATAAAAAGGAGTCACCCGAGGAAGGACCCTGTGCCACCGCATGTGTTTCTTGACAATGTCACCCAAGTCCGCAACATAAAAGGCATCTTTGTCATCCTAGGATCATAATAGTACAAATCAAACTTCGATGCTCAAACTGATCATATATAGCATTTTTAGTGTAGAACAATAGCCATGTATAGCTCATATCAAGAGGAAGTCAAAAGAACAAAAGACTATAAGGGAGGTCAGTTTGCATGGCTTGATAGTTGGGGCAAGACCGAAGGAGGGTTATCAAAATAGATTAGACTTCAAGTGAGAATCAAGTAGCACAAAATACTTACAGAGTGAGAAAGTTCATTTATTTTGCGTTCCAAGATGTCTCTGGCACTGAATCCTTCTTCGAGGAAGGCAAAGTCAAATTCACCATTGCTGAAGTCATTCATTCTGAGGTTGATAGAAGCTTCACAAATGCAGGAATTCGCAATATGCAACAAACTGAAAAAAGTAACAAGCTAAGAGATACAGCATAACAATCTAATTCAACATTCTGCTTATTGATGAGCATATACCTACATGGACAAGTAAGAGATGGAATCTATTTAAAAACACAACTCAGCGGTCTAGCCAAGGCGGTTTTCCAACAGAATTAAATCCTCGAAGGTACAACGTAAGGTCTGGGCTCCCAGTGTAGCCGTTATACACCTCTCTGACTTGTTCGTTCTGAAACACAATATTCACATAATATATATTGCAGTGTCAAACAAGAAGTTTAAAAATGCAGTTAAGACGTTCCCGTGCTGGACCCAGCAAGTCGCGCAACCAAAATTTAAAAAGTGCAAGCTAACAACGGCGCTCATTTCAGCAtagcacgatgggccgaaggacctccggCTCTGCTGCAAAACTCGATCAGAGCGCATTTCCCCGGCTGCTGTATTGGCGCTGTCGCTTCCTGCtcacccaggcagcgggaaggcggGGCTTAGTGATTGACGCGTGCGTCGACCAATGGGACAGCGGACCTCCTTTCTGCACGCGGACGGAGGCGCTGTCTACAGGCCaatgggagaggaggggggcgggACGAGGTCCGCTCGCCGGCACAGGACCGGCCGCAACCAGCGGTATTTCACTGCAGCCGGCAGAGCCACAGTCACTTTCACATCGTCGCCCCACATAATTATTTTAAACTATTCTCTCCCACAGCTAAGCGAGCAGAGGGGTTTTCCGAATGACCCCTTCTTGTCTTACCACTTTCATCGAGGATGCTGAAACACTTAGATTTTTCACTGTACAAGTCAGtcctttttcaaaaataaatgtttttaaatcTCGAAATAAAAATAATTCCACTCTCTctcttacctcccctccccccaccaccgactaaACTTACACGTGGCACTTGGGACAAATTTACGCCGGTACATTAAAAAATAACGCACACGCAAAACGTCTCAAAAGAGGAAAAGTGAAAATAATTACCTTAAAAAACATTTACGAAGACTGTGCCCATCGAAAAAAtccgtttaaaaaaaaaggaagatTATTCTTCCACTTCACAGCGCCGCTAAAGGGACAGAATGAAGCCGGCGCTGGCTGCGTCGGCCCCTTTTATAGATGGAGGCCGGGTTGCCATGCGACGTGGCCAGCCCAAACCGGTCCTGATCGGTTTGCTCTTGTCGGCGATCAATggaacaaacactaaccccccctgtACGTCACCATGATTGACAGCTCACATTACCCTGCCTGCAGAGAGGAACAATGAGCCCAGCGCTCCAACACTGTGAGGTCCTGTGATGTGAAACCTTGCACAACACATTGGGTCCAGGGGAGCGGCGCGCTGCAAAACAAAAAATACACAATATCCATCCACTGAAACCAAGATTATTTGTCATCTGTCCCGGCTTTGTGACTGATTGGAGGCATGAGTCATTCCCGGCTAATGCTCAGCTCTCCAGCCCCGGTATGCCTCAGCATCCACCCACTCCAACTGCAGTCTTGCCCATGTAGTGGACTTCTCTTCTAGATCACTTACAGTCGCGCATTGAAACATTACTCAAGATTCTTCTTGCAGTCGTCAACCTAGTCGACCACTCACCTCCACATTTGATGCCTTTTGTCTCGGGTGCATTCCTTTTTACATTATACCTCTCTGAATCACCTAGAGTTATTTTTCCACAATAAATGTGCCATTTCAATCTAGGTTGTAATACGATCCTGTACCAGATACTGGatagaaacctcaatattttattttaattttgtaagactctgatgataggatacctcgctccaggagtgatttaatACAAAGGCAggatgtggtatattaaaacaaactttattattgacacagtattaaaatatcttcaaTATCATGCCAGAAAATAGCTTAGCATGACTCTTTACATAATATTAAGTAGAGAAGTGTtgatgcaattgtatagggtgttggtgagactacacctggagtattaaagtgggtagcactgttgcttcacagcaccagggacccgggttcgattcctggcttgggtcactgtctgtgcggagtctgcatattctccccctgtctgcgtgggtttcctccgggtgctctgtttcctcccacaagtcccaaaagacgtgcttgctaagtgaattggacattctgaattctcccttcgtgtaccccaacaggcgctgtggtctggcgactaggagattttcacagtaacttcagtgaagtttcaatgtaagccgacttgtgacactaataaagattattattagtattgtgtccagttttggtct
It contains:
- the odc1 gene encoding ornithine decarboxylase, with protein sequence MNDFSNGEFDFAFLEEGFSARDILERKINELSHSDDKDAFYVADLGDIVKKHMRWHRVLPRVTPFYAVKCNDDKAVVKTLATLGAGFDCASKTEIQMVQNLDVPVDKIIYANPCKQLSQIKYAATHGVQKMTFDSEVELMKVARCHPSAKLVLRIAADDSKAICRLSVKFGATLKTSRLLLERAKELDIDIIGVSFHVGSGCTDAQTYAQAIADARFVFDMGIEHGFNMYFLDIGGGFPGSEDTKLKFEEIAAVINPALDKYFPTDSGVQVIAEPGRFYVASAYTLSVNIIAKKVMLNEQSSSDDEDDGECDMTLMYYVNDGVYGSFNCILYDHAHVMPVLVKKPKSDEMLYLTSIWGPTCDGLDRIVERCNLPELQVGDWMVFENMGAYTVAAASTFNGFQRPQIFYVMSRPAWQYMQQIKEDGFLSQVEDRAANTLLASCAWESGIELLCSSSCTSARVNV